The genomic interval ttttaacatttattattgtgatgaatattgatattatattaatgtaagttttatgttaagcttggttcacagAACAgcgcaagttgaccaatcacaatcgacaGTTCGAATGACTTTTgagtcgtgattggtcaaattactaacACCGCGCTTATGTGTCTTTTCAATAGGTGAAGTGAAGAGATGTTTCTTCGCGCACACTCTCTAGATGGAAATACTTCTCAGAAAGCAATTAACAAGAGACACACTTGATGATCTTACTAATTTAATGATGGTAGAACAGCTTGTGTATGAACGATCTTTGTTTTAACACTATTGAATTATCagtaaaaatatttatcaaCTTACCTGAGAAGAATCTAAAGGATTAAGAAAACATGACCAAGTGGACATCAAGACCATTGTCCACTCGACTTTGAAAGACGTTGTAGAGTACGTTTTGCCGCTGCTACCGTCGTAGGTTATGTATGGACATTTTACAATAGAATCACAAACTCCGCCTTGTGTTATTATTCCATATACAGTTGAAGAAGATATCAATTCTACCTAAAAGAAATAAATAGGCAAATATTGCGATAGTATATTTATCAAATTTATAATTGACTAAACATTTTTAGTACAATTGACAATTCGATGGCCAATCAATAATAGTTTTCAATATCTATGTCTGAACTTAACTTATTTATACTTTTGTAGGTTTACTAAACAACaacatacatatacatattattttacTGATAAAAAAAACCACTACCATAATCCAGTCGTTAACATCACCGGCAAACCAACCTCCTATATTAGACGTCAGGTGGCACCCAAGTCTACCATAATAAGAATGGGTCTGCATCCATGATGCGCTGAATGATGAGTCTGGTATTGTAGTGGACACTCCAACATAACAAACTGTAGAAAATATCATAATGTGTATTAGTATGTGCTTAGAATAGTAAAGCGGAGAGTACAACATATGTATATACCGAACAGAAAGGCTAATATCTAATTGAACCAAGCTAAATTAtaagcaaaaaacaaaaacagacaaaaatccCATTCCTTCATGGTTTTACACATGCGTATTCATGCTTTCATCTATTTTTTGTGActaaaaaaaaacgttaaacGCGCGCAAAATAGATTCTATGtttaaagctctttctacactatcaaactagtttgacaaaaatatagtagtgatatgctcaaatgtgatatgacatcatcatgcacattattatatgggcacattacatttttttgtcacataaagtttgatggtgtagacgaGTTTAAGACGATTACATCATATCGATATACGGTACAATACCTGAAAACGGATGAATATCAACAACACTCGAATGTGGACTTCTACTACATTCATTCGATGTTTCACTATTAGAACTATTGCAAACTCTTATCTATCAAAAAGGAAAACGATTGTTATATTCTTTCTAatgatactgtattatttattatttcctcTTCTAAAATACACCTACCGATTTTTCACCTCTGTAGTAAATTCCCGTGACGTCCTTATCAGGAGGTGCTCCAAATTCGGCATTTCCCAATAATCGACATTGGTGCGAACTAGTACGAAAGTGTACGGAGGTACAGTTGGGAAAGACACAACAATACGACGCACATTGAAATTTAGACAATGTAGTTGTTATAGTAAGAACTACGGGAATATTGTCACCTGTATTGTGACTGTTTTCAATGACATTAAATTTACAATACTGGTATTTGCAAAACGATATCACACAAAAACTTTTGGAACACAGaataagaaaaagaaattgATGAAACGCTGTCGCAGTCTTCATTATTCATTGCTCTGTAACCTTGCATCAAATGGctctctataaaaaaaaaagtaaacaatattttgacacacttatttttaaagtttatacCGTGATGCAGTTTAaaatcgtttttttttaataacatttcgAAATTGGGCTGTTTCCGAAGGTTACTTCGGCTGCTTATTTTAGAGTTGCAGATTATTACAACTATCGAGCAAACATTATTATGCTTCATCTTGTATATCAAAATCTCGTCAAACTTGACGCTAGGCCTGCTATGTAGCAAACACAtgactaggcctacataaattacagtaaataaatCATCTTTGTCtaaatgtgaaaaaaagtaTAGATGtattatctttaaaatatgaaataatacaCTTACAtcttaatacatttaaattgcgATACACGATCATCATACCAAACTTACCTATCTTCCTTCTACAATTATTGGATAGTTGTATTGTTGTGGTTCGTGtcttgtaataaaaaaaaattcacttTTACTGCCTATAAACACAATCATTTAAAGTGAATACGCATATCCATCGCTAATTATAAACGCTCCTTTATCTAAGATTAAAAAAGTATTGACTAAGATATTAAGATACCTTTTGCTTCAGGCAGTGAAAGTATCAACTGATATTCTAATTTTCAAAACAACACACACAAAAACAGAAATTTCAAATACCATAATCctcatttttatgtttattaaatacttTCTGTACATTTTCACTAGGCCTATACaacaatattaattatcattttcatttgAATGTTAAGCTCAATAAAGAAGTTTTACAATgttgtacaaaaatacaaaataccaATTAAATTGTTACACGTTATAATACACAATCTTAGTAAGCGTATGTCCTTGTGAATGTATCACactgtaattattataaaacaattagtAAGTTGCTGCAGCATCTATCTTCCGAAATACTTGCAGAAAATGATAGAGGGCGTGCTCTTGAGTAATTTGGTCCATGTTGAAGATGCAGATAAATCGAGATTTTGATCAGCTTTTGTGACAACCAATAAATCGAAAAATAGTAAATATGGTCTGTTGATATCGTTCAACAAATCAGGAAGATAACCTGAAAAATCTGGACATTATCGAACccaaattaggcctacatataaaaTGCAAGTTATACTTTACAACATTtgtcaaataattaaaaacaaaaagaatgaTGCTgataaacatataaaataaagtttagtTCTGAAATAAATGCACTGAATTTATAAATCTGTTTACATAATGAAACATCATACAAAACATACTGATTTGTGTGATATTGCAATAAAATCAACCATGAAAAAAGATCATTGgtagaaaatgaaaaatatgttccattttctttcttttgatTAGTTTTTCTTATTCGGCGTTTAGCTTTGTTTCTTTAACATGATTGCATGTGTGTGTGCGTTAACTTCTCTGAAAAAACAGCAATAATACTCAGTTGTCTAGATAAACGATAAAACTATGCTGATGCAAGCCATGTTTATCATTAAACGTTGTCTAGATAAACATCAATATTTTGTGATCGTGGACCATCCGTGTAATAACGTTAATCATTGGTTATTTAGATAAACAACTGCTGTCGGGTAACGTGTACATTACGTTGTCTAGATAAACGGCTGCTGTTCCATAGTAACTAAACGTTCAAGTTGTTCATATCAACGGCTTCTCTGTCGTATAGCAAACGTCATTAAGTTATCCAGATAAACAGCTGCTGTTGTGTAGTAACGTAGTATCATTGAAAGCTGTCTAAAAAACGGCTTCTCTGCTGTGTAGTAACGTCATTAGGTTTTCTAGATAAACGGTAATGTTCCATGCCAATCGATGAGCCCCTCAGGCCATctttaataaaaatagaaaattatgaACACAATAAAAAAACTAATAACATAACTCAATTACGTTGAGTGTGATATAGAcattcataatattaatatataaatcaatatttatgaTATTGTGTTAATTGTGTAGGATACCATTTGCTAGATAATACGAACTTTCTGAGAGATGAATATGAATTTATTACCGTGATGATATGCACTCTTCTAGCAGCGACAATCGTTCTCCTTTTGAGTAGTATATACCTTTCTTTCGTTCCCCATGCTTTGAAATGTTGTCTGAAATCAATAATTTGAGCAACCATTTAGTCTGCATACAATcaatgtgacaaacaaatgtgatgtgcccatttatggacacaatgatgtcactGCCATaattgggtacatcacatttgtttgtcaaactagtttaatagtgtagacagagcttacaatAAAGCAATCAATAGTCTATAATTCATAAAGATTCAGCTCATATTTCTAATATATAGTGGTTTGACGATAGTTATTTTTGGTTAAGATGATGTAAATTGAGTTTTGTAATGTTAAGGTTTGCGATACAATACAGTAAAGTTGAAAAGTTCTCGACGTTTCAGTTTCTCAACTTTACTAATGACATGCAAACCTAAGGAAGACGATACCGACTATTtgatgtatatgtatatatgtaaatgaattaatgaatgTCGTATTTTGATACCTACCGACAGTTATTTTTGCTTCTTCTGTCTGACTTCGTTGCCCAGTATAGTACCGAAGATCAAAGCAGTGTTCTGATCGCGCTTCCCTCAGCAGGTTTCGTTTCAGACAAAACAGCAATCCGCACTTTCCATTAATATACGTCACCCATACTGGGTATTTTGGGGTCTTCAGCATCGTACCAACCTTTATAGTAAAACATGGGTTATTAATCGAAATGATTTagaaaaatgttgatttattatcaattttataatctattgttttatttgcagaaagtttaataattgtttattaacCTCTAAGCTTGGTTGCCGTTGATGGCGTCCATCTCTTCGATCAAGATACAGTAATCCGACATCACTCCTCCGAAACAGACCGATCTCAGGAACCAACTGGGCattcaaaaataattatataatttaacaatATAACTTTAGCGCTGCAGgttcaaattgtatttttgattaaataataataacaggatttttataacgcacataccactcaagagtgctcaaggcacaaataagataataataataaataaataagaataaacGTACCAATTTGTTTCCCAGATCGTCATATTCAAAGGAGCCATTAAACAGATGTGGTGTAGCTTTACCCGTTAGCAACAACTTCACCATATTGGTACTACATCTGTCAGACGGCAGTATAAGTCGTTCACTTTGCAGATCTTCAGCCAGTCTAACATTAAAGTAatataattgattttatttgattttatttaatcagAAATGCCACCAAAAATGCAAAGAATAAcacattaaattgaaaaaattcataaaaaaagatACATATATCACCATTTGCATTTCGGTCAAATACAAATAACTGACAAACAGACAGCTAATTTTCGTTTCCAATATTGCGTTTTCAATATTGCGTTTCCAATATTAATATGAAATACATGGCTGTTTCCTCAACAAAACACAAgtgtaatattacaataatttctATGTTCTATATAAAGTTATTTAATCTAACAGTGCAGTGATCTTTGTTGAAATGTGTGATTACTCGTGAAGGAATAAGAAGGAAGAAAGAATAAgaaagaagaaagaaataagaagggagaaagaaataagaaggaagaaagaaataagaaggaagaaagaaataagaaggaagaaataaataagaagggagaaagaaataagaagggagaaagaaataagaaggaagaaagaaataagaagggagaaagaaataagaaggaagaaagaaataagaaggaagaaagaaataagaaggaagaaagaaataagaagggagaaagaaataagaagggagaaagaaataagaaggaagaaagaaataagaaggaagaaagaaataagaaggaagaaagaaataagaaggaagaaagaaataagaaggaAGAGAGAAATAAGAaggaagaaagaaataagaaggaagaaagaaataagaaggaagaaagaaataagaaggaagaaagaaataagaaggaagaaagaaataagaagaaagaaagaaataagaaggaagaaagaaataagaagggagaaagaaataagaagggagaaagaaataagaaggaagaaagaaataagaagggagaaagaaataagaagggaaaaagaaataagaagggagaaagaaataagaagggagaaagaaataaaaaggaagaaagaaataagaagggagaaagaaataagaaggaagaaagaaataagaagggagaaagaaataagaaggaagaaagaaataagaaggaagaaagaaataagaaggaagaaagaaataaaaaggaagaaagaaataagaaggaagaaagaaataagaaggaagaaagaaataagaagggagaaagaaataagaagggagaaagaaataagaagggagaaagaaataagaaggaagaaagaaataagaagggagaaagaaataagaagggagaaagaaataagaaggaagaaagaaataagaaggaagaaagaaataagaaggaagaaagaaataagaagggagaaagaaataagaagggagaaagaaataagaagggagaaagaaataagaagggagaaagaaataagaagggagaaagaaataagaaggaagaaagaaataagaaggaagaaagaaataagaaggaagaaagaaataagaagggagaaagaaataagaagggagaaagaaataagaagggagaaagaaataagaagggagaaagaaataagaagggagaaagaaataagaagggagaaagaaataagaaggaagaaagaaataagaaggaagaaagaaataagaagggagaaagaaataagaaggaagaaagaaataagaagggAGAAAAAAATAAGAAGGAAGAAAGAAATAATTACAAGATAACTTGAATGCAACTTACTTCTTTGCAGACCGTGAGAGTAGAATACTATAGATAAAAATAAGTACACCATGTGTACTTTGGAactaaacatttaaaaagaaaagaaagtgAGTTTATGTACAGATATATATAAGTGAGTTTATGTACAGATATATATAACTTGGTACACATGGACGACACCAACTCGAAAGACAACGTAACACTTCTTCAATGGGAGGTAATGGTACTTTAAGTTGCATAAATTGCAAAGCACGAATGTAATATTCCGTAcaatatttcattataaaaGTACAGTAAATGATGAAAATCTAATTTAAAAACACTTACTGATTCGAGGTGCTTACGAATGAAAATTAGAAGAGTTTGAAAATCAGCAAATTCGTAAGATTCAAGCTTTGAAAAAGATTAAAAAGTTATAATTTGTAGTAAAATTCAaaagttatgttattttataatataaatatttccgATATCCCTATATTTTTGCTCACAAACATAATACTAAAATACTTTGTTTTAtcacaaaaacattattaatctGTGAGataatagtaattaataattgaaattacTGCATTTCTTAATTACAAGAGAAGTAACAAATACTGTGGCACCTTTAATTACCTTCTCAACAAAATGATCTATACGAAACCCAGCAGAAGGACCAAAATTGGAATGTTCCGTCATGAGAACAACAATGGCGCGTTTTTCTTCCCCCGCCTGCCACAGCATATCACTTATGGCCTTGATCAGCGCATCACAACGTTGTTGTTCGAATGGTTTTAACTTGTCTGCTTGTGAGGGTTGTCCTTGGctatcacaaaaaaatatataaattacaaatGTTACAATGTAGGCTACACAATTTAGCGCCTTAACAAATAAAACCATGAAAGAGTAATATTGTACTCTTTTCTGCTGAAACAGTTTTATGATTGAATACGGATAATAAATGGTATTGGATGGAATGAATATAATACAAGTTAATATTTGAGGATCTCAACttttttttggtgttttttaggcctaatgataaagcatactttaaaatatttcctaatttgtttttctggtttattttaaatttttattcaCTGTATACTTGTTGCACATATCATTGAGACTGTGCCTCTGATATAACAGAGATACAATAAAGTTCAGTAAAGTTCTTGGAGTTCTTGTAAAGTCGCTGTAACTAATTGTAATGTAACAAATTAGGACACCGTACAACGCAGACTAGTGTATACACATTAATTAGGCTTACATAGATAATGTTAAcaatataattgtttgttttaatttgttttacaatGTACAATATTATGATAATGTACCTTGCCTTCACACCCATGACATGCTTCGTAGGCTCATCTCGAAATAACAAGTTTTTCATTATAAATGCTTGTACACATATTATGACATTTCGTGTTCCGTCCTGGAAGAAGATAAACAAATATATGTTACCAACAACTTGCCCtatgttatttaataatattatacagatatgaAGTTATATCCGAAAATTAAAAGAACGGTAGCTACATAAAACAGAGATTTATGTTTGGTAAATCTACCGCCCTCTGTAATTTTGTTGAACAAAACAATGTTATGGGGCGCTATTTAAAACGGGCTACTGAATGATTTAATTAATAGGGAAGACAGTCTCTTGCATTGCATATGCCTAATACAAGTTGCAATATATGTAAGTAGTCAAGCGTCGCCTGTTGTGTATACAATACTAACACTACGTCGACCTTTCGTTTTCACAACTTATACCATGGTTTATAGCTCCATGCTTACGCTATTGAGTCCAACGTTCTTTCTGCGCATGCTCATATTTCTAAGCAGGCGCACAACGATTCTTATTATTCCCTAATAAGTATAATAGTTGTAAACAAACCTCGGTTGTCCACAATCCATACGGGAAAGCAGAATCAATCGCTTGGAATTGAAAACTGTCGTTTTTCCACTCTGGACTAAACGACCACATACGATTTCCAAAAAGGCAATCACGTAGTTTCTATGAAGATACAATATGTTGCTAAATTTAAACAGCTGGACTTAAtatcttttttcatttcatttcatttcatttatttcaatatcattatcgcagccttagctgaattacaaagatatttacatttgttcaatattaaaatttgtaaaaaagtataaaaccaatgataaaaaaatataaaaaaggaggaaatttacacaagaaatacaatacaggaacattcaaaaagtttagcttaaaatattaaaatagaaaaaaaaaacacctaaaagCATCAATAAAAATCGCAAAGCTGTACTGGGTGATATATACAGATTATTCATTTAGAAGCGAGATAAGGTATGGAATTGCACTTTTTCTATATCTTTCAACTCTGCATTTGGGTTGTTGATACTTTACACGTCTTAGTTTCATGTTACTTACATTCTTCACTGGAAACCATTTTCCAAAATGAATACTTTTTGAACAATTCAGAGCAAACTTATAGCATAGATTACGCCTTCTATCAGATAAAGTGTCTAAAGAAAGATCATTGAGTGCTTGGTCATAACATATGTAGTCATTACACAATATTATTCTGCAAGCCCTTTTTTGGACAGATTCTATCATATCACTTTGTTTCTTAGTGAGACTAGAATGCCATACTGGGACAGCATATTCAACACTTGGTCTTATGTAACTCTTAAATACATCTACAAGATCAAATTTCGGAAGATTGAACTTTCTTAATCTACATAATATATGCAGACGTCTGCATATGAGCGGAAATTGAGAAATAATATGTTATCATTGAAATAGCATTATTTGGTAACGTTaacctgtctacactattaaactttatgtgacaaaaaatgtgatgtgctcatgtatggacatgatgatgtcatatcaccaccatatttgggcatatcactaccatatttgggcatatcactaccatatttgggcatatcactaccatgtttgggcatatcactaccatatttgggcacagagctttttatttgaaataggTTCTAATCGAAATGCAAGATGTCTATGGTAAAAATctaaactgtaaaataaatctTGAAAACACAtcttatatattaatattttcatttaaaaatagctTGTAATcgatttttaatgaaaaaataaaaatcaattccAAGAAATGGCCAAAATGAAGTGTATTTTACTTACTGCAGCTGTTTCAAGGGCGACAGGTTGAGGCGTTATGTTGATTTGTACCGGTTTATACATGCTTGGTATCACAGTCTTAGGCCCAATTTGCAAGTCAActtaaaaaaacaaagtaatTACAATATTACACACTATTCATATATTTGTGGTCAAACACAGTAATACATGTACatggtttgaaattattttcgtttgctcaaagttaaaaattcacataaaaatataaaaatgagttaaaaaggttaaaattttgcaaaatacagattatttaaaatacagatacattgtttaaaatagaaaatacaagCAAGATTGCCGTGTGTAAGGGTATAGTATACAATAATCAACGTTTCATTTAATTGCCTAATCAAAGTAGGGAGAAACGAGTTTCTTATTCGATTGGCTTTTCATCTTGGGTACACTAAAGAGGTATGGTGGAGAGGGTATACTCATCCGACATAATAGGGAGAAACGAGTTTCTCATCCATATTGGTTTTCCATCTATAGTGATCTCCGTTTTTTCAGTGTATATTTGGAATATCAaccaaaataaatacatacctTTAGACGGATGAGTAAACGGATTGTACACGCCATCGTCGTCTGATAATTCTTCATCTTCTTCTTTCTGAAATACAATTCCATTGGTAACTTTAACAGATGAGTACATTATCATTGATGCAAAAACTCTcagtaaaatttataaaaaaaaacaagcgcgaaaaaaaagtatttatagtCTGTCTGGTAAGTATATTACAGTCAGCTTCTTACAACACATTGTTGTCAGCAGAATGTTATCGTAATTGATAAAACTGTGATTAGAAGGAAATTAAACACATGCGCGCCTTTATTGTGATGAAAAgttaattgacatgcgcagattAACCAACAATAACAATCCTGCGAAAATCTAAAAATAGGTACGTGGCATGTGGCCAATTATGATTGAGTTACTGAAGTAAAGCACGGGAAAATTGGCGCGTGTCAATGGCGTTTTTTAGTGCAACACGTGACCTATTTGTTGAACCATCAAACGCAATATCCACGACTGGGTAAAACGTCAGGGTAGTGGAGTAACGCAGAGGCTAGGCCTGAGCCCTTTGGTTTAGGAACGCTATATTGCGTTAACTTTTGATAAACTGCACGTAACGTTTAACGAAAACAGGTCGAGTATAAGATATGCCCTACAGTCAATGAACATTAGGAAACGACCAAAGTGTTGTAATGATATTCCTTTCGCGCTAAGCAATCCAATTATTAGTTGCCTGATATAGGCTATTTCGATCAATACTCGTCTAATTGAGACTTaagaatataatttaaattacacaAAATCAATACAGCTTTTCAAACAGAGTTTATGGAACACTACACGAGATAAACATGTCAAAGATTGtcacaattatttaaaaagtatactATACATGGCTACATAATACAGGAGTGCAAAACGATAGTGCTTGCTCTCCACTAGAGACGTaatacaaggacgtaacgcaacgtaagtgagttgaccaatcacaagcgatggattattcgaactgtcgcttatcattggtcaacacgcttgcgttgcgtttacgtccttgcgttgcgtcctagtgggaattAACCAAGCTTTAGAAATTACAATGTGCACAAAGCGTACGTAGACGTAACGAAACGACAACGTATGCGCAACGCAGTGTCAACCGATGGtttggatgatccatcgcggcgtgattggtcaaattattgcGCG from Antedon mediterranea chromosome 5, ecAntMedi1.1, whole genome shotgun sequence carries:
- the LOC140049061 gene encoding inactive ubiquitin carboxyl-terminal hydrolase MINDY-4B-like; amino-acid sequence: MTTLRDRIKRLNLKSLQKKSQEDSDDDEELAKMDPLERLARTLELTATVPKEEDEELSDDDGVYNPFTHPSKVDLQIGPKTVIPSMYKPVQINITPQPVALETAAKLRDCLFGNRMWSFSPEWKNDSFQFQAIDSAFPYGLWTTEDGTRNVIICVQAFIMKNLLFRDEPTKHVMGVKASQGQPSQADKLKPFEQQRCDALIKAISDMLWQAGEEKRAIVVLMTEHSNFGPSAGFRIDHFVEKLESYEFADFQTLLIFIRKHLESFQSTHGVLIFIYSILLSRSAKKLAEDLQSERLILPSDRCSTNMVKLLLTGKATPHLFNGSFEYDDLGNKLLVPEIGLFRRSDVGLLYLDRRDGRHQRQPSLEVGTMLKTPKYPVWVTYINGKCGLLFCLKRNLLREARSEHCFDLRYYTGQRSQTEEAKITVDNISKHGERKKGIYYSKGERLSLLEECISSRWPEGLIDWHGTLPFI